A single Sporomusaceae bacterium DNA region contains:
- the def gene encoding peptide deformylase, translating to MTVLDIRKAGDKVLKEQAAPVAKIDRRIKKLLDDMAQTMYEASGVGLAAPQVGASLRVVVIDAGEGLLELINPVVVAGEGCEAGTEGCLSVPGVYGQVERYAKVTVEGLNREGRKVSVSGTGLLARALQHEIDHLDGVLFIEKATTVYKGQNE from the coding sequence GTGACTGTTCTCGATATCAGGAAGGCCGGCGACAAGGTGCTCAAGGAGCAGGCGGCGCCGGTGGCGAAGATCGACCGCAGGATCAAGAAGCTGCTTGACGATATGGCTCAGACGATGTACGAAGCGAGCGGGGTCGGCCTGGCCGCGCCCCAGGTGGGCGCTTCCCTGCGGGTGGTCGTCATCGACGCCGGGGAAGGGTTGCTCGAATTGATAAATCCGGTGGTTGTCGCCGGTGAAGGCTGCGAAGCCGGCACCGAGGGCTGTCTGAGCGTCCCGGGGGTGTACGGCCAGGTGGAGCGGTACGCGAAGGTGACGGTGGAGGGCTTGAACCGCGAGGGCCGCAAGGTTTCGGTGAGCGGCACGGGGCTGCTGGCCCGCGCCCTCCAGCACGAGATCGACCATCTTGACGGGGTGTTGTTCATCGAGAAGGCTACGACCGTTTATAAGGGGCAGAACGAATGA
- the priA gene encoding primosomal protein N', translated as MARIAEVFVNLPARRLTHSFTYLVPGEFDHVGPGWRVLVPFGGRKVEGFVAGVSEDGAADAVELKPILGAIDDGPWFTEHMLAVAAWVSEYYLSTTAEAMRLFVPGKAGIKSATVYRPTGAPVGDSLAGKPPLAERVYAAVCAGPRTLTQLTGEFGGGAAAALRLLARQGLVAAEATARRTARTQYKIYWRLAVDEAEAAEYMAKLKGRQAQGRLLAALLAVGRLGAEELKRLKVGATTVRSLEAAGLVAAERETVVRDSYAGPAATASIPAPTDEQRAVLAAIIPAVRAKRYESFLLHGVTGSGKTQVYIEAAAAAREAGRQVVVLVPEIALTGQIVTRFKARFGDDVVVAHSKLSVGERYDAWQRLRGGAAGIVIGARSAVFAPVPDPGLFVIDEEQEFTYKQEESPRYHTREVALKRAELAGAAVVLGSATPAVETYYDACAGRHRLLAMPSRVDCSPLPAVQVVDMREELQAGRRSVISAPLRELLTETVDRGEQAILFLNRRGYATFVLCRDCGEVMRCGRCAVSLVYHASGNVLRCHYCQACQPTPDVCPACGSRYIRYFGTGTQKVEEELAALLPNARVVRMDQDTTGGKMAHDRILSAFAAGRYDILLGTQMVAKGHDIKQVTAVGVISADTSLYLPDFRAAERTFMLLTQAAGRAGRGDASGRVVVQTYSPEHYAVQAGARHDYAAFYEEEIGYRRELGYPPFSALVKLTVQGEDEVKARRQAEEAAAALRARLSGGASVVGPFAAPVARINDIYRLHILIKTTDRPAVQAALRELGFEKRNDISVDVDPVNVM; from the coding sequence ATGGCACGGATCGCGGAAGTGTTCGTCAATTTGCCGGCCCGCCGGCTGACTCATTCGTTCACATATCTCGTCCCCGGCGAGTTCGACCATGTCGGGCCGGGGTGGCGGGTGCTGGTGCCGTTCGGCGGCCGCAAGGTGGAGGGGTTTGTAGCCGGCGTGAGTGAGGACGGGGCGGCGGACGCAGTCGAGCTGAAACCCATCCTGGGCGCGATCGACGACGGGCCGTGGTTTACGGAGCATATGCTGGCGGTGGCGGCGTGGGTGAGCGAGTATTACCTGAGCACGACCGCCGAGGCGATGCGGCTGTTCGTGCCCGGCAAGGCGGGGATTAAGAGTGCGACCGTTTACCGCCCGACAGGGGCGCCGGTCGGCGATAGCCTGGCCGGGAAGCCGCCGCTGGCCGAGCGGGTATATGCTGCGGTATGCGCCGGGCCGAGGACGTTGACGCAGCTGACGGGCGAATTCGGCGGCGGCGCTGCTGCCGCCCTGCGCCTGCTGGCGCGCCAGGGGCTGGTGGCCGCGGAGGCGACGGCCCGCCGCACGGCCCGCACGCAGTATAAAATTTATTGGCGGCTGGCGGTCGATGAGGCCGAAGCCGCGGAGTATATGGCGAAGCTCAAGGGCCGGCAGGCGCAGGGGCGTCTGCTGGCGGCTCTGCTGGCGGTCGGCCGGCTGGGCGCGGAGGAGCTCAAGCGACTGAAGGTGGGCGCGACCACGGTCAGGAGCCTGGAGGCCGCAGGGCTTGTGGCGGCTGAGCGGGAGACGGTGGTGCGCGACAGCTACGCAGGCCCAGCGGCTACGGCGAGCATTCCTGCGCCGACAGACGAGCAGCGGGCGGTGCTGGCGGCGATCATCCCGGCCGTCCGGGCGAAACGGTACGAGTCGTTTCTCCTGCACGGCGTGACCGGTAGCGGCAAGACGCAGGTTTATATCGAGGCTGCGGCGGCGGCCCGCGAGGCCGGCCGGCAGGTGGTGGTGCTGGTGCCGGAGATCGCGCTTACCGGCCAGATCGTGACGCGGTTTAAGGCGCGGTTCGGCGACGATGTGGTGGTGGCGCACAGCAAGCTGTCGGTGGGCGAGCGTTACGACGCCTGGCAGCGGCTGCGCGGCGGAGCGGCGGGGATCGTGATCGGCGCCCGCTCGGCGGTGTTCGCGCCGGTGCCCGACCCTGGCCTGTTCGTTATCGACGAGGAGCAGGAGTTCACGTATAAGCAGGAGGAGTCGCCCCGCTACCACACCAGGGAGGTGGCCCTGAAACGGGCTGAGCTGGCCGGGGCTGCGGTGGTGCTGGGCAGCGCGACACCGGCGGTGGAGACTTACTACGACGCCTGCGCCGGCCGGCACCGCCTGCTGGCTATGCCGTCGCGGGTGGATTGTTCGCCGCTGCCCGCGGTACAGGTGGTGGATATGCGCGAAGAACTCCAGGCCGGGCGGCGGAGCGTGATTTCGGCGCCGCTCCGGGAGCTGCTGACGGAGACGGTGGACAGGGGCGAGCAGGCGATCCTGTTCCTCAACCGGCGCGGTTACGCGACGTTCGTCCTGTGCCGCGATTGCGGCGAGGTGATGCGCTGCGGCCGCTGCGCGGTGTCGCTGGTGTACCATGCGAGCGGTAATGTGCTGCGCTGCCATTACTGCCAGGCCTGCCAGCCGACGCCCGATGTGTGCCCGGCTTGCGGCAGCCGCTATATCCGCTATTTCGGCACAGGCACCCAGAAGGTGGAGGAGGAGCTGGCCGCGCTGCTGCCCAATGCCAGGGTTGTGCGGATGGATCAGGACACAACCGGCGGCAAGATGGCCCATGACCGCATCTTGTCGGCGTTCGCGGCCGGTCGGTACGATATCCTCCTCGGCACGCAGATGGTGGCCAAGGGCCACGATATCAAGCAGGTGACGGCGGTGGGGGTGATTTCGGCGGATACGTCGCTGTATCTTCCCGATTTTCGCGCCGCCGAGCGGACGTTCATGCTCCTGACGCAGGCGGCCGGGCGAGCCGGCCGCGGCGATGCCTCCGGGCGGGTGGTGGTGCAGACTTACAGCCCGGAGCATTACGCGGTCCAGGCTGGCGCCCGCCACGATTACGCGGCTTTTTACGAGGAAGAGATCGGCTACCGGCGCGAGCTGGGTTATCCGCCGTTTTCGGCGCTCGTCAAACTGACCGTGCAGGGCGAGGACGAGGTAAAGGCCCGCCGGCAGGCCGAGGAGGCGGCGGCGGCCCTGCGCGCCCGCCTGTCGGGCGGGGCGTCGGTGGTGGGGCCGTTCGCGGCGCCGGTGGCGAGGATCAACGACATATACCGGCTGCATATATTGATTAAGACCACCGATAGGCCGGCGGTGCAGGCGGCGCTCAGGGAATTGGGATTTGAGAAGCGAAATGATATTTCTGTGGATGTGGACCCGGTTAATGTAATGTAG
- a CDS encoding heavy-metal-associated domain-containing protein produces the protein MATAAGTKTAVYRVGGLKGEHCRDRIEHTLSHLGGVAGVDVDLGAKQVKVAYDPDVIPGGYIEETLQSLGYSIQG, from the coding sequence TTGGCAACAGCAGCAGGCACGAAAACAGCCGTTTACCGGGTCGGCGGCCTCAAGGGCGAGCATTGCCGCGACCGCATCGAGCATACTCTTTCCCATTTGGGCGGCGTGGCCGGGGTGGATGTCGATCTGGGCGCGAAGCAGGTAAAGGTGGCTTACGACCCGGACGTCATCCCCGGCGGGTATATCGAGGAAACGCTGCAGTCTCTGGGCTACTCCATCCAGGGTTAG
- the metK gene encoding methionine adenosyltransferase: MEKMRRLFTSESVTEGHPDKIADQISDSVLDAIIAQDPMARVACETLVTTGIVHVVGEITTNCYVDIPKIVRTTVKEIGYTRAKYGFDGDTCGVMTSIDEQSADIALGVDKALEAKKGEDDMIEAIGAGDQGMMFGYATNETPELMPMPISLAHQLARRLSEVRKTRVLPWLRPDGKTQVTVEYEGDKPVRIDTIVVSTQHRPDVEQKDIEKEIIEHVIMPVVPAGFLDANTKYYINPTGRFVVGGPQGDAGLTGRKIIVDTYGGMARHGGGAFSGKDPTKVDRSGAYAARYVAKNVVAAGLADKCEIQLAYAIGIARPVSVLVETFGTAKVDEALISKLIAAHFDLRPAGIIKTLDLRRPIFRQTAAYGHFGRTDIDLPWERTDKAEILRKEAGLK; this comes from the coding sequence TTGGAGAAGATGCGCAGATTGTTCACATCCGAGTCGGTTACCGAAGGGCACCCCGACAAAATAGCCGACCAAATTTCCGACAGCGTTTTGGACGCGATCATCGCCCAGGATCCGATGGCGCGCGTGGCCTGCGAGACGCTGGTGACGACCGGTATTGTCCATGTGGTGGGCGAGATAACGACCAATTGCTATGTGGATATTCCCAAGATCGTCCGCACTACTGTCAAGGAGATCGGCTACACCCGCGCCAAGTACGGTTTCGACGGCGACACCTGCGGCGTTATGACTTCGATCGACGAGCAGTCGGCCGATATCGCCCTCGGGGTGGACAAAGCCCTGGAAGCCAAGAAGGGCGAGGATGATATGATCGAGGCCATCGGCGCCGGCGACCAGGGGATGATGTTCGGTTACGCGACCAATGAGACTCCCGAACTGATGCCGATGCCGATTTCGTTGGCTCATCAGCTGGCCCGCCGCCTGAGCGAGGTGCGCAAGACGCGCGTGCTGCCCTGGCTGCGTCCGGACGGCAAGACCCAGGTGACGGTGGAATATGAGGGCGACAAGCCTGTCCGCATCGATACGATCGTCGTTTCGACCCAGCACCGGCCGGACGTCGAGCAGAAGGATATCGAGAAGGAGATCATCGAGCATGTCATTATGCCGGTGGTGCCGGCCGGGTTCCTTGACGCCAATACCAAGTACTATATCAACCCGACCGGCAGGTTTGTGGTTGGCGGCCCGCAGGGCGACGCCGGCCTGACGGGGCGGAAGATCATCGTCGATACTTACGGCGGCATGGCTCGCCACGGCGGCGGCGCTTTCTCGGGCAAGGATCCCACGAAGGTCGACCGCTCGGGCGCTTACGCGGCCCGCTATGTGGCCAAGAATGTCGTGGCCGCTGGGCTGGCCGACAAGTGCGAGATCCAGCTGGCGTACGCTATCGGCATCGCCCGTCCGGTGTCGGTGCTTGTCGAAACCTTCGGCACCGCCAAGGTGGATGAGGCGCTGATTTCGAAGCTGATCGCCGCTCATTTCGACCTTCGGCCCGCCGGCATCATCAAGACGCTTGACCTCCGGCGCCCCATCTTCCGCCAGACGGCTGCCTACGGCCATTTCGGCCGTACGGATATCGATCTGCCGTGGGAGCGGACGGATAAGGCGGAGATCCTCCGCAAGGAAGCCGGCCTGAAGTAA
- the coaBC gene encoding bifunctional phosphopantothenoylcysteine decarboxylase/phosphopantothenate--cysteine ligase CoaBC, whose amino-acid sequence MLTGKCVVLGVSGGIAAYKAVEVASRLRKLGATVYVVMTRAAANFVTPLTFREISGNPVVTSMWDEPKNWNVEHIALATRADLFLVAPATANVIGKLAAGIADDMLTTTLLATKAPVVLAPAMNCNMYLNPLVQANIARLTGLGYHVIPPDEGPLACGVDGPGRLPEPAAIVDKVTALLGAVGDLAGVKVLVTAGPTREAIDPVRYISNHSSGKMGYAIARAAAARGAEVVLISGPTELAPPPRVKVAWVETAAEMMAAVLAEYDDCDVVVKAAAVADYRMLAPAGQKLKKTDDELTLTLAKNPDILAELGRRKRGQVLVGFAAETEELVAHARDKLTRKNLDLMVANDVTLPGAGFGVDTNIVKLLYPDGRVEEYDRMAKEELAGIILDKICDLLTNRH is encoded by the coding sequence ATGCTGACAGGAAAGTGCGTCGTCCTGGGCGTGTCCGGCGGCATCGCCGCCTATAAGGCGGTGGAGGTGGCCAGCCGGCTGCGCAAGCTCGGGGCGACGGTTTATGTGGTGATGACAAGGGCGGCGGCTAATTTTGTGACGCCGCTCACTTTTCGCGAGATCAGCGGTAATCCTGTTGTGACTTCGATGTGGGATGAACCGAAGAACTGGAATGTGGAGCATATCGCGCTCGCTACGCGGGCCGATTTGTTTTTGGTCGCGCCGGCGACCGCCAATGTGATCGGCAAGCTGGCGGCTGGTATCGCGGACGATATGCTGACGACGACGCTGCTGGCGACGAAGGCGCCGGTGGTGCTGGCGCCGGCGATGAACTGCAATATGTACCTGAACCCGCTGGTGCAGGCGAATATTGCCAGGCTCACCGGGCTGGGCTATCATGTTATCCCGCCTGACGAGGGGCCGCTGGCGTGCGGCGTGGATGGCCCCGGACGCCTGCCCGAGCCGGCGGCGATCGTGGACAAGGTGACCGCGCTGCTGGGCGCGGTTGGCGATCTGGCGGGGGTAAAAGTGCTGGTTACCGCCGGCCCGACGCGCGAGGCGATCGATCCTGTGAGGTATATCAGCAATCATTCGAGCGGCAAGATGGGGTACGCCATCGCCAGGGCGGCCGCGGCCCGCGGCGCCGAGGTGGTGCTGATTTCGGGCCCGACCGAGCTTGCGCCGCCGCCGCGCGTGAAGGTGGCGTGGGTGGAGACGGCGGCCGAGATGATGGCCGCTGTGTTGGCCGAGTACGATGACTGCGATGTGGTGGTGAAGGCGGCGGCAGTGGCCGATTACCGCATGCTGGCGCCTGCCGGGCAGAAGCTCAAGAAGACGGACGACGAGCTGACACTGACGCTGGCGAAGAATCCCGATATTCTCGCCGAGCTGGGCCGCCGCAAGCGCGGACAGGTGCTGGTGGGGTTCGCGGCCGAGACGGAAGAGCTGGTCGCTCATGCCCGCGATAAGCTGACGCGGAAGAATCTCGACCTGATGGTGGCGAACGATGTGACGCTGCCGGGGGCGGGGTTTGGCGTCGATACGAATATCGTCAAGCTGCTTTATCCGGACGGCCGGGTGGAGGAATACGACCGCATGGCCAAGGAGGAGCTTGCCGGGATAATTTTAGATAAAATTTGCGATTTATTGACAAATAGGCATTGA
- the rpoZ gene encoding DNA-directed RNA polymerase subunit omega produces the protein MIHPSLDTLVDKVDSKYTLVVFAAKRAREIMNGEESLVDSRSNKPVTVALEEIAQGRIVYERTKSGIK, from the coding sequence ATGATTCATCCGTCTTTGGATACGCTTGTCGATAAGGTTGACAGTAAGTATACGCTGGTGGTGTTTGCCGCCAAGCGGGCCCGGGAGATCATGAACGGCGAGGAGTCGCTGGTGGATTCGCGCTCCAACAAGCCTGTTACGGTGGCCCTGGAGGAGATTGCCCAGGGCAGGATCGTGTACGAGAGGACGAAGTCGGGCATCAAGTAG
- the gmk gene encoding guanylate kinase has product MARHGILIVLSGPSGTGKGTICKELLAQNSNLHYSISATTRPARPGEVNGVNYWFIAPDEFRTMVEQDELLEWAEVYGNCYGTPRRWVADTLRSGHDVVLEIDTQGAMQIKRKFPEGVFVFIVPPSLKELEDRIVKRGADSPAVIAKRLGCVQDELCFARQYDYAVVNDEVAAATAKIAAIILAEKCRMVRNSDLIEAIGSRGSID; this is encoded by the coding sequence ATGGCGCGGCACGGTATTCTGATCGTCCTGTCCGGTCCGTCCGGAACCGGCAAGGGCACAATTTGCAAAGAGTTGCTTGCCCAGAATAGCAATCTGCATTATTCGATTTCGGCGACGACCCGCCCGGCCCGTCCCGGTGAGGTCAACGGGGTGAATTACTGGTTTATCGCTCCCGATGAGTTCCGTACGATGGTCGAGCAGGATGAGCTGCTGGAGTGGGCCGAGGTTTACGGCAACTGTTACGGCACACCCCGCCGCTGGGTGGCGGATACGCTGCGGAGCGGCCACGACGTCGTTCTGGAGATCGATACCCAGGGTGCGATGCAGATCAAGAGGAAGTTTCCCGAAGGGGTGTTCGTTTTCATTGTTCCCCCGTCGCTTAAGGAGCTGGAGGACCGCATCGTGAAGCGCGGCGCCGACAGCCCGGCGGTGATCGCCAAGCGGCTGGGCTGCGTGCAGGATGAACTTTGTTTCGCCCGTCAGTACGATTATGCGGTGGTGAACGACGAGGTGGCGGCGGCGACGGCCAAGATCGCCGCGATTATCCTCGCTGAGAAGTGCCGCATGGTACGCAACAGCGATTTGATTGAGGCTATCGGCAGCAGAGGCAGCATAGATTAG
- a CDS encoding DUF370 domain-containing protein translates to MDIKLINIGFGNIVSANRIVAIVSPESAPIKRIIQEARDRGMLIDATYGRRTRAVIISDSDHVVLSAVQPETVAHRLVSKESSDDAAE, encoded by the coding sequence ATGGATATCAAGCTAATCAACATCGGCTTCGGTAATATTGTCTCAGCCAACCGTATCGTCGCTATCGTCAGTCCCGAATCGGCTCCCATCAAGCGCATCATCCAGGAGGCCCGCGACCGCGGGATGCTGATCGACGCGACGTACGGCCGCCGCACCCGCGCGGTTATCATTTCCGACAGCGATCATGTGGTGCTGTCGGCGGTCCAACCCGAGACGGTGGCCCATCGCCTGGTGAGCAAGGAATCCAGCGACGACGCCGCTGAGTAG
- a CDS encoding YicC/YloC family endoribonuclease — protein sequence MVHRVLKSMTGFGRGEFMDAEHRLVVEVKAVNHRYNEIVIRMPKNLGSLEDKIRKTVAATLQRGRIDVFVTVDEYGEKNRGVRVDKELAIAYHKALKELGELLGAPAGESANQISRYPDVLRVEEVSTDVEGLWAKLQTAVEAAVQNLMAMRLAEGANIEQDMAARIDAIAANVDVVEARAPQVLAEYREKLLTRMREVLAAVGAEPDETRLLQEAALFGDRISIAEELVRLRSHLRQFKETLSSGEAVGRKLDFIVQEMNRETNTIASKANDFTVANVVVEIKSEIEKVREQIQNIE from the coding sequence ATGGTGCATCGGGTGCTGAAGAGTATGACGGGGTTCGGCCGGGGCGAGTTTATGGACGCCGAACACCGCTTGGTTGTCGAGGTAAAGGCGGTTAATCACCGCTATAACGAGATCGTGATCCGCATGCCGAAGAATCTCGGCTCGCTGGAGGACAAGATCCGCAAGACGGTGGCCGCGACGCTGCAGAGGGGCCGCATCGATGTTTTCGTGACTGTGGACGAGTACGGCGAAAAGAATCGGGGGGTAAGGGTTGACAAAGAATTGGCAATCGCTTACCATAAAGCATTGAAAGAGCTGGGCGAGCTGCTCGGCGCGCCGGCGGGGGAGAGCGCCAATCAGATTTCCCGCTATCCGGACGTGCTGCGGGTGGAAGAGGTTTCGACCGATGTCGAGGGGCTGTGGGCCAAGCTGCAGACTGCCGTTGAGGCGGCTGTGCAGAATCTGATGGCGATGCGCCTGGCGGAGGGAGCGAATATCGAACAGGATATGGCAGCCCGCATCGACGCTATCGCCGCCAATGTCGACGTCGTGGAGGCGCGGGCGCCCCAGGTGCTTGCCGAGTATCGCGAGAAGCTGCTGACCAGGATGCGCGAGGTGCTGGCGGCTGTGGGGGCTGAGCCCGACGAGACTCGGCTGCTGCAGGAGGCGGCCCTGTTCGGCGACCGGATCAGCATCGCCGAGGAGCTGGTAAGGCTGCGGAGCCATCTGCGCCAGTTCAAGGAGACGCTCTCTTCCGGCGAGGCTGTCGGCCGCAAGCTGGATTTCATCGTCCAGGAGATGAACCGGGAGACGAATACGATCGCATCGAAGGCCAACGACTTTACGGTGGCTAATGTGGTGGTCGAAATTAAAAGTGAAATCGAGAAGGTCAGAGAGCAAATCCAGAACATAGAGTAA
- a CDS encoding HD-GYP domain-containing protein yields the protein MRQISLPEARPGMILARYIMSGAGRILLAPDIVLTEEYLRKLASLGVATIFVKDSDHPDIETPEYLSVQTQQRALAILDNTMRQISRGETFAPDAVDGVASDIVEDLLTQQNLTIHLSGIMTHDDNTLAHSLNCSIYSAILARVAGFSIPQIKEVASGALLHDVGKMFVEKTILNKPGRLTEEEYEAVKTHAEQGFKAIISKRWELSSLVAHMAWQHHERVNGEGYPRKLHGSEILPYARILAITDVYEAINVNRPYRRAMTPDAIYDTIHSGLGSEFDADFGQLFLSKLAIYIAGMRVMLNTGEAGIVAAVSEETPQRPIVRLIAHPDGSPYTPPKEINLADHPKIQILSTKI from the coding sequence ATGCGACAGATTTCCTTGCCAGAAGCACGACCAGGCATGATCCTCGCCCGTTACATCATGAGCGGCGCCGGCAGGATCCTGCTAGCCCCGGATATCGTCCTTACCGAGGAGTACCTCCGTAAACTCGCGTCGCTCGGTGTAGCCACCATCTTCGTCAAAGATTCCGATCACCCCGACATCGAGACCCCCGAATACCTTTCCGTCCAGACCCAGCAACGGGCGCTGGCCATCCTCGACAACACCATGAGGCAGATCTCCCGCGGCGAAACCTTCGCCCCCGACGCCGTCGACGGCGTTGCCTCCGACATCGTCGAAGACCTGCTCACGCAGCAAAACCTCACAATCCACCTATCTGGCATAATGACCCACGACGACAACACCCTCGCCCACAGCCTCAACTGCTCCATCTACTCCGCCATCCTCGCCCGCGTCGCCGGCTTCTCCATCCCCCAGATCAAAGAAGTAGCTTCCGGCGCCCTCCTTCACGACGTCGGCAAAATGTTTGTCGAAAAAACCATCCTCAACAAACCCGGTCGGCTGACCGAAGAAGAATACGAAGCCGTAAAAACCCATGCCGAACAAGGCTTCAAGGCCATCATCTCCAAAAGGTGGGAGCTTTCCAGCCTTGTCGCCCACATGGCCTGGCAGCACCACGAACGCGTCAACGGCGAAGGCTATCCGCGCAAACTGCATGGTTCCGAAATACTGCCGTACGCCCGCATACTGGCCATCACCGACGTCTACGAAGCCATCAACGTCAACCGCCCCTACCGGCGGGCCATGACCCCCGACGCCATCTACGACACCATCCATTCCGGCCTGGGCAGCGAATTCGACGCCGATTTCGGCCAGCTGTTCCTCTCCAAGCTCGCCATCTACATAGCCGGCATGCGCGTCATGCTCAACACCGGCGAAGCAGGCATCGTCGCCGCCGTTTCCGAGGAAACCCCGCAGCGGCCCATCGTCCGCCTCATCGCCCACCCCGACGGCAGCCCCTACACCCCTCCCAAGGAGATCAACCTCGCCGACCACCCGAAAATCCAAATACTCTCGACGAAAATATAA
- a CDS encoding LL-diaminopimelate aminotransferase, whose protein sequence is MALINENYLKLPGSYLFAEIARRVTAFKAANPEANIIRLGIGDVTRPLPPAVVAAMHAAVDEMAKAETFRGYGPEQGYSFLIEKIVEHDYAARGIKLDADEVFVSDGAKSDVGNIQEIFGVENTVAITDPVYPVYLDTNVMAGRTGALGGDGRFAGIVYLPCTAENNFMPALPAARVDMVYLCVPNNPTGTALSKTELKKWVDWAKANKAVILYDSAYEAYIREPEVPHSIYEVEGAKDVAIEMRSFSKTAGFTGTRCAYTVVPKTVVGYTKAGEAQQLNKLWNRRQTTKFNGVPYIVQKGAEAVYSPAGKEQVKATIDYYMTNAAIIREGLKSAGLEAFGGVNAPYIWLKTPNSMDSWAFFDKLLGEANIVGTPGSGFGPSGAGYFRLTAFGNRENTEEAISRIKTRLSL, encoded by the coding sequence ATGGCTTTGATTAACGAGAATTATCTGAAGCTGCCGGGCAGCTACCTGTTCGCGGAGATCGCCCGGCGCGTGACCGCTTTTAAGGCCGCCAATCCAGAGGCCAACATCATCCGCCTGGGGATCGGCGATGTGACGCGGCCGCTGCCGCCCGCCGTTGTCGCGGCGATGCACGCGGCGGTGGACGAGATGGCGAAGGCGGAGACCTTTCGCGGCTACGGGCCAGAACAGGGTTATTCCTTCCTGATCGAGAAGATCGTCGAGCACGATTACGCCGCCCGCGGCATCAAGCTTGACGCGGACGAGGTGTTCGTGAGCGACGGCGCGAAGAGCGACGTGGGCAACATCCAGGAGATCTTCGGGGTGGAAAACACGGTGGCGATCACCGATCCCGTGTATCCGGTGTACCTAGACACGAACGTGATGGCGGGGCGGACGGGGGCGCTGGGCGGCGACGGCCGGTTCGCCGGCATCGTTTATCTGCCGTGCACGGCAGAGAACAATTTCATGCCCGCTTTGCCTGCCGCCAGGGTGGACATGGTGTACTTGTGCGTGCCCAACAACCCGACGGGCACCGCCTTGTCGAAGACGGAGCTGAAGAAGTGGGTGGACTGGGCGAAGGCCAACAAGGCGGTTATCCTGTACGATTCCGCTTATGAGGCGTACATCCGCGAACCTGAGGTGCCGCACAGCATCTACGAGGTGGAGGGGGCCAAGGACGTGGCGATCGAGATGCGGTCGTTCTCCAAGACGGCCGGCTTCACCGGCACCCGCTGCGCGTATACGGTGGTGCCCAAAACGGTGGTCGGTTACACGAAGGCCGGCGAGGCCCAGCAGCTCAATAAGCTGTGGAACCGGCGGCAGACGACGAAGTTCAACGGGGTGCCGTACATCGTCCAGAAGGGGGCGGAGGCTGTTTATTCCCCGGCCGGCAAGGAGCAGGTGAAGGCGACGATCGATTATTACATGACGAATGCGGCCATCATCCGCGAGGGGCTGAAGAGCGCCGGCCTGGAGGCTTTCGGCGGCGTGAACGCGCCTTATATCTGGCTGAAGACGCCGAACAGCATGGATTCGTGGGCGTTTTTCGACAAACTGCTCGGCGAGGCCAATATCGTCGGCACACCCGGCAGCGGTTTCGGCCCGTCGGGGGCGGGGTATTTCCGCCTGACGGCGTTCGGCAACCGCGAGAATACGGAAGAGGCGATCAGCCGGATCAAGACGCGTCTGAGCCTGTAA